A section of the Kribbella sp. HUAS MG21 genome encodes:
- a CDS encoding sigma-70 family RNA polymerase sigma factor, with protein sequence MTVGGTRRAALTELDEATLVARARDRDPASFELLVRRYQQRIYSLCLRMLDGASGEAEDIAQETFVTAWRRLPEIQNDAAFGGWLYRTATNKCLTALRRRRPTVDLDEHHPATDADPARSAGTSAAMTALSEALRQLPPQQRACWLLREVHGRSYQEIAELVGTTPTAVRGRIARARAELAEVMKPWR encoded by the coding sequence ATGACCGTCGGCGGCACCCGGCGCGCCGCGCTCACCGAGCTCGACGAGGCGACGCTGGTCGCGCGCGCCCGCGATCGTGACCCGGCCTCGTTCGAGCTGCTGGTGCGGCGCTACCAGCAACGCATCTACAGCCTGTGCCTGCGGATGCTCGACGGCGCGAGCGGCGAGGCCGAGGACATCGCCCAGGAGACGTTCGTGACGGCGTGGCGGCGGCTGCCGGAGATTCAGAACGACGCCGCGTTCGGCGGCTGGCTCTACCGCACCGCCACGAACAAGTGCCTCACCGCGCTGCGGCGGCGCCGGCCGACCGTCGACCTCGACGAACACCACCCGGCGACCGACGCCGACCCGGCACGGTCGGCGGGCACCAGCGCCGCGATGACCGCGCTGTCCGAGGCGCTGCGGCAACTACCTCCGCAGCAGCGTGCCTGCTGGTTGCTACGCGAGGTCCACGGCCGGTCCTACCAGGAGATCGCCGAGTTGGTCGGTACGACGCCGACCGCCGTCCGCGGACGGATAGCCAGAGCCCGCGCCGAGCTCGCGGAGGTGATGAAGCCATGGAGATGA
- a CDS encoding Asp23/Gls24 family envelope stress response protein — MSDVEVERIALAETAAVAARSVAGVVRLQPGLVGLLKQLAAQAWERATGRPVPDVAGIDVALDADGGVQIDARIVTAVDHQAAEVGSAVHSAITAAVEAATGRVPRVRIRIVEIDLEPQHNPR, encoded by the coding sequence GTGAGCGACGTCGAGGTCGAACGCATCGCACTCGCGGAGACCGCCGCCGTCGCGGCTCGGTCGGTGGCCGGCGTGGTCCGGCTGCAGCCGGGTCTGGTCGGTCTGCTCAAGCAGCTCGCCGCTCAGGCGTGGGAGCGCGCGACCGGCCGCCCGGTGCCCGACGTGGCCGGGATCGACGTCGCCCTGGACGCCGACGGCGGTGTCCAGATCGACGCCCGGATCGTCACGGCTGTCGATCACCAAGCCGCGGAGGTCGGCAGCGCGGTCCACAGCGCGATCACCGCGGCGGTCGAGGCGGCCACCGGCCGGGTCCCGCGGGTCCGCATCCGCATCGTCGAGATCGACCTGGAACCGCAGCACAACCCGCGCTGA
- a CDS encoding Asp23/Gls24 family envelope stress response protein, with amino-acid sequence MEMTPGTPVDGLHPLACGRSVEEVWEELDGGTPSVHLTECPHCRTARASLEQLAEATAFLVDDPAEVPTGLLDRIMTAVRADVNLGRTLPLPTGAAEVELSTTALAAVLRYVVDGVAGIRARQCRIELVTERPEAVNVSMTVALEFGTGQVAALEQARERVAAALRGQVGYELEQLDFEVVDVWADPR; translated from the coding sequence ATGGAGATGACACCTGGTACTCCGGTCGACGGCCTGCACCCGCTCGCGTGCGGACGCAGCGTCGAGGAGGTGTGGGAGGAGCTGGACGGCGGTACGCCGAGCGTGCACCTGACCGAGTGCCCGCACTGCCGGACGGCCCGTGCGAGCCTCGAGCAGTTGGCGGAGGCGACCGCGTTCCTGGTCGACGACCCGGCCGAGGTCCCGACCGGCCTGCTGGACCGGATCATGACCGCCGTACGCGCAGACGTGAACCTCGGCCGCACGCTGCCGCTGCCGACCGGTGCGGCGGAGGTTGAGTTGTCGACGACCGCGCTGGCCGCCGTCCTGCGGTACGTCGTGGACGGGGTCGCCGGGATCAGGGCGCGGCAGTGCCGGATCGAGCTGGTGACGGAGCGGCCCGAGGCGGTGAACGTGTCGATGACCGTCGCGCTGGAGTTCGGCACCGGCCAGGTCGCCGCGCTCGAGCAGGCTCGGGAACGCGTCGCGGCCGCGCTGCGGGGTCAGGTCGGGTACGAACTCGAGCAGCTCGACTTCGAGGTCGTCGACGTCTGGGCCGATCCGCGGTGA
- a CDS encoding Asp23/Gls24 family envelope stress response protein — translation MTETVTTKSAPKRPEVVANGTGPSRTDAPGGTVATGRTTIADVVVSKIAGIATREIEGVHALGGGAARAVGMLRERIPGSRTNLSQGVSVEVGEKQAAVDIELVAEYGVSIADLAAAIRGNVIAAVERMTGLEVTEVNITVSDVHLEGDDEDEDAGEAPAERRVQ, via the coding sequence ATGACCGAAACCGTGACCACGAAGAGCGCGCCGAAGCGCCCGGAGGTCGTTGCCAACGGCACCGGACCGTCGAGGACCGACGCACCGGGAGGCACCGTGGCGACCGGGCGGACGACCATCGCGGACGTGGTGGTCTCGAAGATCGCCGGGATCGCGACCCGCGAGATCGAGGGCGTGCACGCGCTCGGCGGCGGCGCCGCCCGCGCGGTCGGCATGCTCCGGGAACGCATCCCGGGCTCGCGCACCAACCTCTCTCAGGGCGTCTCGGTCGAGGTCGGCGAGAAGCAGGCGGCCGTCGACATCGAGCTGGTCGCGGAGTACGGCGTGAGCATCGCCGACCTGGCCGCCGCGATCCGCGGCAACGTGATCGCCGCGGTCGAGCGGATGACCGGGCTCGAGGTCACCGAGGTGAACATCACCGTCAGCGACGTGCACCTCGAGGGTGACGACGAGGACGAGGACGCCGGCGAGGCCCCGGCCGAGCGGCGCGTCCAGTAA
- a CDS encoding DUF2273 domain-containing protein gives MSTSTIGLFAGLLIAIAAAAGGFAGFLLALVLGTAGFVVGRFVSDGTKGIDDLLSRRGRG, from the coding sequence GTGAGCACGTCGACGATTGGGCTGTTCGCCGGTTTGCTGATCGCGATCGCGGCGGCGGCCGGTGGGTTCGCGGGCTTCCTGCTCGCGCTCGTGCTGGGCACGGCCGGGTTCGTGGTCGGCCGGTTCGTGTCGGACGGCACGAAGGGGATCGACGACCTGCTCTCGCGGCGCGGCCGTGGCTGA
- a CDS encoding DUF6286 domain-containing Asp23/Gls24 family envelope stress response protein, giving the protein MAELTASPRPTGPDALPGLPAAAVPEPASVANGGDRGRLEIAERAVERIAEITARNHGAVLRRDAVLGRGLPKARAVIAGRRTRIEVQVAAAWGRPLAEVAAEVRRSVAADIARYTGLGVDRVDVDITTVGATDGGAVGGAVGAVGSADGQAPAAKSPVAAPAAAAVGIVAAFVLVGIGVVGIAEMLRTAGLLRGQVIPPGWFGRTFALEPAGWLRPVGIAAVVLGLLVLVVAVKPRRRTHLAVQGPDTIVWIRSADAARLAADGAAKVDSVTAATVAAKRRRLRATVTHFGDPARVTDEVGTAIDDRMRTVSPRPRVRIDLQED; this is encoded by the coding sequence GTGGCTGAGCTGACCGCGTCGCCTCGGCCGACCGGGCCGGATGCGTTGCCCGGGCTGCCCGCGGCGGCGGTTCCCGAACCGGCCTCGGTCGCGAACGGGGGCGATCGAGGCCGGCTCGAGATCGCCGAGCGGGCAGTCGAACGGATCGCGGAGATCACCGCCCGCAACCACGGCGCGGTACTCCGGCGGGACGCCGTACTCGGCCGCGGCCTGCCGAAGGCACGAGCCGTGATCGCGGGCCGCCGCACCCGGATCGAGGTCCAGGTCGCCGCGGCCTGGGGCCGCCCACTCGCCGAGGTGGCGGCCGAGGTTCGGCGCAGTGTCGCCGCCGACATCGCGCGCTACACCGGTCTCGGGGTCGACCGAGTCGACGTCGACATCACCACAGTCGGAGCCACGGACGGAGGTGCGGTCGGAGGTGCGGTCGGAGCCGTTGGTAGCGCCGACGGGCAGGCTCCGGCGGCGAAGAGTCCGGTCGCGGCGCCGGCTGCGGCTGCTGTCGGTATCGTCGCGGCGTTCGTCCTGGTCGGGATCGGCGTCGTCGGGATCGCGGAGATGCTGCGTACGGCGGGACTCCTGCGTGGCCAGGTGATTCCCCCGGGCTGGTTCGGCCGGACCTTCGCGCTCGAGCCCGCGGGCTGGCTGCGACCGGTGGGGATCGCGGCCGTCGTGCTCGGTCTGCTGGTGCTCGTCGTCGCGGTGAAGCCCAGGCGCCGCACCCACCTGGCCGTGCAAGGACCCGACACCATCGTGTGGATCCGCTCCGCCGACGCCGCCCGCCTGGCCGCCGACGGCGCCGCGAAGGTCGATTCGGTGACCGCGGCAACGGTCGCCGCCAAGCGCCGGCGCCTACGCGCCACCGTCACCCACTTCGGCGATCCGGCCCGCGTCACAGACGAGGTCGGTACGGCGATCGACGACCGCATGCGCACCGTCAGCCCGCGCCCACGGGTCCGGATCGACCTCCAGGAGGACTGA